One Mycobacteroides abscessus ATCC 19977 genomic window carries:
- a CDS encoding thiamine pyrophosphate-dependent enzyme — MTVAEPADRPAYQAFLPADSAVQFLDPEGRPVDGGARYPRPDADRLLAMYRNMVLGRRFDEQATALTKQGRLAVYPSSRGQEACQIAAAMCLHSDDWLFPTYRDSMALAARGIDTVDILRFLAGDWHCCFDPAQHRTAPQATPLATQLLHAAGLAHALARKGSDTAVLALCGDGATSEGDFHEALNFAAVFRAPVIFLVQNNGFAISVPLARQSVAPSLAHKGIGYGMGSEQVDGNDPVAMLAVLDAAREYVLAGNGPVIVEAHTYRMSGHTNADDPLRYRTDDELDEWLARDPIQRLEIHLRAEGLLDDTYVAAVASDAEDLAATTRAGMNRDRPVDVDDLFRYVYAQPTSQLREQHAQARADFTAQLSEDRP, encoded by the coding sequence GTGACGGTGGCCGAACCGGCTGACCGACCGGCGTATCAAGCGTTCCTTCCCGCCGACTCCGCGGTGCAGTTTCTTGACCCCGAGGGTCGGCCCGTCGACGGCGGCGCCCGGTACCCCCGGCCTGATGCCGATCGACTGTTGGCAATGTACCGAAACATGGTGCTGGGACGTCGCTTTGACGAGCAGGCAACAGCTTTGACCAAGCAGGGGCGACTGGCGGTATATCCGTCGTCGCGCGGGCAGGAAGCCTGCCAGATCGCGGCGGCAATGTGCCTGCACTCCGACGACTGGCTGTTCCCCACCTACCGCGATTCGATGGCGCTGGCGGCTCGAGGCATCGACACCGTCGATATCCTCCGATTCCTCGCGGGCGACTGGCACTGCTGCTTCGATCCCGCTCAGCACCGCACCGCTCCCCAAGCCACCCCACTTGCCACACAACTTCTACACGCGGCCGGGCTCGCCCATGCGCTGGCTCGCAAAGGCAGCGACACTGCGGTGCTGGCGCTGTGTGGCGACGGCGCAACCAGCGAAGGCGACTTCCACGAAGCCCTCAACTTCGCCGCGGTCTTTCGGGCGCCGGTAATCTTCCTGGTCCAGAACAATGGTTTTGCCATCAGCGTTCCGCTGGCCCGTCAGTCCGTGGCTCCATCATTGGCCCACAAAGGAATTGGGTATGGAATGGGCAGCGAGCAGGTCGACGGAAACGATCCGGTCGCGATGCTCGCGGTGCTCGATGCAGCCAGAGAGTACGTACTGGCCGGCAACGGTCCTGTCATCGTTGAAGCCCACACCTATCGGATGTCGGGACATACCAATGCAGACGATCCACTCCGCTACCGCACCGATGACGAACTGGACGAGTGGCTGGCGCGCGATCCCATCCAACGACTGGAAATCCATCTGCGTGCCGAAGGACTGCTGGACGATACCTACGTCGCAGCCGTGGCGTCCGATGCCGAAGACCTCGCAGCCACTACCAGGGCGGGCATGAATCGCGATCGACCCGTCGACGTCGACGACCTGTTCCGATACGTCTACGCGCAGCCGACCTCCCAACTTCGTGAGCAGCACGCACAGGCCCGCGCCGACTTCACCGCCCAACTCTCAGAGGACCGCCCATGA
- a CDS encoding EthD family reductase yields MFRISVCYGQPTDPEAFDDYYGQTHVPLTLKIPGLTGFTTGKPRSLKPGQDAPYYMVATLSFDSAEALKAALKSPEMASAGADVANFATGGVTLYSTEEINRG; encoded by the coding sequence ATGTTTCGTATCTCCGTGTGCTACGGGCAACCCACTGACCCGGAAGCATTCGATGACTATTACGGGCAAACCCACGTCCCGTTGACGTTGAAGATCCCGGGCCTCACCGGCTTCACAACGGGCAAGCCTCGATCCTTGAAGCCCGGGCAAGACGCGCCCTACTACATGGTTGCCACCCTGAGCTTCGATTCCGCCGAAGCCCTGAAGGCCGCGCTGAAGTCTCCCGAGATGGCTTCAGCCGGTGCCGACGTCGCGAACTTCGCCACCGGTGGCGTCACCCTCTACAGCACCGAGGAGATCAACCGCGGTTGA
- the paaZ gene encoding phenylacetic acid degradation bifunctional protein PaaZ, producing MTAVLQSYITGKWTTPEGDADPLVNAATGDEVARYAVGSVDLAAVVAYGREVGGPALRALTFHQRAAALKALAKQLMAAKNDFYPLSAATGATARDSAVDIDGGFGTLFSYASKGVRELPNDTIYLDGASESLGRAGTFVGQHIYTSRPGVAVQINAFNFPVWGMLEKLAPAFLAGVPSIVKPAHQTAYLTELVFRAIIDSGLLPEGSVQLLCVRSHELLDHLDGQDTVLFTGSAATAAKLRSHRNVVAGGVRLNAEADSLNCSILGPDATPGTPEFDLYIKQLVAEMTTKAGQKCTAIRRALVPEALVDAAVTATSERLSKVVVGNPELDSVRMGALASIDQRDEVLRSLKLLQDSATLVFGDPASFTVEGADAAQGAFLPPLLLRAEDPTAAAVHEVEAFGPVSTVIGYRDLDDAVELAARGQGSLVGSLVTHDPEVARKVTIGIAAHHGRILVLDRDDAKESTGHGSPLPTLVHGGPGRAGGGEELGGIRGVLHFMQRTAIQASPDMLTAITGRWTTGSARTATEVHPFRKHLEELQIGDTIVGGPRVVSLEDIDHFAEFTGDTFYAHTDPDAAARNPLFGGIVAHGYLVVSLAAGLFVEPNPGPVLANFGVDGLRFLTPVKPGDALTVTLTAKQLTPRLSADYGEVRWDAVVTNQNDDPVATYDVLTLVAKKES from the coding sequence ATGACAGCTGTGCTGCAGAGCTACATAACCGGAAAGTGGACGACCCCCGAAGGGGATGCTGATCCGCTGGTCAATGCCGCTACCGGCGACGAAGTGGCCCGATACGCCGTGGGCTCGGTGGACCTTGCCGCCGTCGTCGCCTATGGCCGCGAAGTCGGCGGCCCCGCCCTGCGCGCGTTGACCTTCCACCAGCGCGCGGCCGCGCTGAAGGCCTTGGCCAAGCAGTTGATGGCAGCCAAGAACGATTTCTATCCGCTGTCCGCGGCCACCGGCGCCACCGCGCGTGACTCCGCCGTCGACATCGACGGCGGCTTCGGCACGCTGTTCAGCTATGCCAGCAAAGGCGTTCGCGAGCTTCCCAACGACACCATCTATCTCGACGGTGCCTCCGAATCACTCGGCCGTGCAGGGACATTCGTTGGCCAGCACATCTACACCTCGCGGCCGGGTGTCGCGGTCCAGATCAACGCCTTCAACTTTCCGGTGTGGGGCATGCTGGAAAAGCTGGCTCCGGCGTTCCTCGCCGGCGTGCCGTCGATCGTCAAACCGGCGCACCAGACCGCTTACCTCACCGAACTCGTGTTCCGGGCGATCATCGATTCCGGACTCCTGCCCGAGGGATCGGTACAGCTGTTGTGCGTCCGCTCGCACGAACTGCTCGATCATCTTGACGGCCAAGACACCGTGCTGTTCACCGGTTCCGCCGCTACCGCGGCCAAGCTGCGGAGCCACCGCAACGTGGTGGCTGGCGGTGTGCGGCTCAACGCCGAAGCCGACTCGTTGAACTGCTCGATCCTGGGCCCCGACGCGACACCCGGCACGCCCGAATTCGACTTGTACATCAAACAACTCGTCGCCGAGATGACTACCAAGGCCGGTCAGAAGTGCACAGCTATCCGCCGCGCCCTGGTGCCCGAAGCATTGGTCGATGCCGCGGTCACCGCCACTTCAGAACGCTTGTCCAAGGTCGTCGTCGGCAACCCGGAACTCGACAGCGTGCGGATGGGCGCGTTGGCCAGCATTGACCAGCGCGACGAGGTCCTGCGGTCACTGAAGCTGCTTCAAGACTCAGCCACACTGGTTTTCGGCGACCCCGCGTCGTTCACCGTCGAAGGCGCCGACGCTGCGCAGGGCGCATTTCTGCCGCCGCTGCTGCTGCGCGCCGAGGATCCCACCGCCGCGGCGGTGCACGAGGTGGAAGCGTTCGGGCCGGTCAGCACCGTCATCGGATACCGCGACCTCGACGATGCCGTCGAGCTGGCGGCACGAGGGCAAGGCAGCCTCGTCGGATCATTGGTCACCCACGATCCCGAGGTGGCCCGCAAGGTGACGATCGGTATCGCAGCTCACCACGGACGTATCCTCGTCCTCGATCGTGACGACGCCAAGGAGTCGACCGGCCACGGCTCCCCGTTGCCGACGCTGGTGCACGGCGGGCCCGGCCGCGCCGGCGGCGGTGAAGAGCTCGGCGGTATCCGCGGCGTCCTGCATTTCATGCAGCGCACCGCAATCCAGGCGAGCCCCGACATGCTGACGGCCATCACCGGACGCTGGACCACAGGCTCGGCCCGGACCGCCACAGAGGTGCATCCGTTCCGCAAGCACCTCGAAGAATTGCAGATCGGTGACACCATCGTTGGCGGCCCCCGAGTGGTCAGCCTCGAAGACATCGACCATTTCGCCGAGTTCACCGGGGACACCTTCTATGCGCATACCGATCCTGATGCCGCGGCACGCAACCCGTTGTTCGGCGGGATCGTCGCGCACGGGTATCTCGTCGTGTCGCTGGCCGCGGGTCTATTCGTCGAGCCCAATCCGGGTCCCGTGCTCGCCAACTTCGGTGTGGACGGCCTGCGATTCTTGACGCCGGTCAAACCCGGTGACGCGCTGACGGTCACCTTGACCGCCAAGCAACTGACGCCCCGACTGTCTGCCGACTACGGCGAAGTCCGTTGGGACGCCGTGGTCACCAACCAGAACGACGACCCGGTCGCCACCTACGACGTGCTGACACTGGTCGCCAAGAAAGAGAGCTGA
- a CDS encoding TetR/AcrR family transcriptional regulator, with protein sequence MTTPRTRPSRQVGRPGYDLDSLLAVAVSVFNQRGYDGTSMEHLSTRLGISKSSIYHHVSGKEELLRLAVDRALDALFAATEAPDTTTGPAIDRLENLVKRSIQVLVQELPYVTLLLRIRGNTAAERRALARRREFDDIVGNLVEEACNEGSIRAGVDPALTSRLIFGTVNSLIEWYRPSRTLSADEVADAVATMIFDGLRTRSGQH encoded by the coding sequence ATGACCACGCCCCGCACACGCCCGAGCCGACAGGTGGGTCGACCGGGCTACGACCTGGACTCACTCCTGGCGGTGGCGGTAAGCGTGTTCAATCAGCGCGGCTACGACGGCACCTCAATGGAGCATCTCTCCACACGGCTAGGGATCAGCAAGTCGTCGATCTACCACCATGTGAGCGGCAAAGAGGAACTGTTGCGACTCGCGGTCGATCGGGCGCTCGACGCACTGTTCGCCGCGACCGAGGCCCCCGACACCACCACCGGCCCGGCAATCGATCGCCTGGAAAACCTGGTGAAGCGCAGTATTCAGGTGCTGGTCCAAGAGTTGCCCTACGTGACGCTGCTGCTACGCATCCGGGGGAACACTGCTGCCGAACGGCGCGCACTGGCCCGCCGCCGAGAGTTCGATGACATCGTCGGCAACCTGGTCGAGGAAGCCTGCAATGAGGGCAGCATCCGCGCCGGAGTGGATCCCGCATTGACGAGCCGACTCATTTTCGGCACCGTCAACTCGCTGATCGAGTGGTATCGACCCAGCCGCACCCTGTCCGCCGACGAGGTTGCCGACGCGGTCGCCACGATGATTTTCGACGGGCTGCGGACCCGCTCGGGTCAGCACTGA
- a CDS encoding Lrp/AsnC family transcriptional regulator — MDNTETLVQLDEIDRRLIKELVKDGRVSMLALAQRLHVSRTHVYARVERLEKAGVIEGFAARINLERAGFATSALIALTIRQDSWRSLSEQLKTLRYVERFTFVGGDIDVLVVVRAPDNQTLRDVVLERMHSFTGIRSSRTWLVFEEWNALSSEWLC, encoded by the coding sequence ATGGACAACACAGAAACACTCGTTCAGCTAGACGAGATCGACCGGCGGTTGATCAAGGAGCTGGTCAAGGACGGCCGCGTGTCGATGCTGGCTTTGGCGCAACGCCTGCATGTTTCGCGTACGCACGTTTATGCTCGCGTCGAGCGACTTGAAAAGGCCGGGGTGATCGAGGGCTTTGCGGCGCGAATCAACTTGGAACGGGCCGGGTTTGCGACTTCGGCATTAATCGCCCTGACGATCAGACAGGATTCTTGGCGCAGCCTGTCCGAACAACTGAAGACGCTTCGGTACGTCGAGCGGTTCACCTTCGTGGGCGGGGACATTGATGTGCTGGTCGTGGTGCGCGCTCCCGACAACCAGACCCTCCGCGACGTCGTCCTGGAACGGATGCACAGCTTCACCGGTATCCGGTCGAGCCGCACCTGGCTGGTGTTCGAAGAATGGAACGCGCTGAGCTCCGAATGGTTGTGCTAG